The genomic DNA GGTTTCGACAATTTTGCCACTAATGTAGGCAACCGCGATGAATGAAAGAATAAATCCAAAATCTTGTTTCATCGTCACGCCGATCCCCCCTAGCATTTGTGCAAATACGGGTACACCAGCAAGTCCGATAAGCATATAGACAATCATAGATACAGGCCCCAAACGTGATCCTAATAATAGACCTGCTATGACGGCAAAAAACGGTTGAAAGGTCAAAGGGACACCGGCAACAGGTGGGATAAGGACTGTGATATTGGCCCCGATCGCCATTAAAGCTGCAAATAAAGCTGCTAATACTAAATCTCGTGCGTTCCACTTCATTTTTTGTTAACCCCCGATCTATATCGGTTAACATTTTAAAAACAACTTTTAATCTTGTCAAGTATTTGTGGAAATAGAGTGACTTAGTCGAACGTCCTTAAAGTATATGCATAGGATGTAATAAACGCCTGAAAAGGAGGCATTGACGTGACCGAAGACAGAATAAACAAGTATCCTGGGATTGATGATCCATATGGTTGGGACAGCGCGTCATTAAATGGTGGTTATGGTTCTTATGAATCTCCTTATTTTGAACCACACCCTCAGACAAGTCCCGCTCAGTTTAATCAATCTGGACCTAACAACGGTACAGGATATCCAGGCATGGTATCACCATATGGCGGAGCTTCGCCGTATGGGGGGGATCCTTACTCACCTTATGGTTATCCACAGCCCCAGCCCTACCCGCCTGCTCCCAATTATGGCGGTGGTAACAATGTGGCATGGGTGATTCTCTTTATTGTAGTGATAGTCGGTGGGGCGTATTACTTATGGAGATCAGGTTATTTACAAGGCCCTGTTTAAAAAGAGAACTCCGGTTAGTAACCGGAGTTCTCTTTTCCATTCATAATTGACCATATTTTTTTAAGCTTAAGGAATTGATCATGGTTAGTTATCATGTCTTTAATCAAACTTTCCAGTTCAGGGGAAGAGTGAATGGCATTGAGTAATTCGATGTCTTGCTGATGGCTTATGTATTCACTATCATTTTCCCTAATGGAAGAAGATAAACCTAACAGGTAATCAGCGGTGACATGGAAATAAGATGCGACAAAAGCAATAGTTTCAGGATCAGGCTTTCGTGAGCCTGACTCATACCTAGACAATTGTACATTCGTAATATTTAATTCTGTTGCTAACTCCATTTGTGAAAGTTGGTGTGACTGTCGCAGATGACGTATTCGTTGACCAAGGATATTCCCCATTAAGGGAACACCTTCCTCCGTTAAATAATTTGCATTTAGTTTATCATGTTTTAATTTTACCACATAGGTAATTGCCGAATCGGAAATGAATTTACAAATATATATCATTAATGTTATTATAAAATTGTGTTAATTTCCATATTGGCAAATAAGGGTGTGGAGGAATGAAAAGACGAGTTGTAGATTTGGGAAAGCTTAAACGTATACGAAAGCAGCAAATGTCTTTGCACACGATGTCACAAATGCTAGGCTATAAAAGTCCAAACGGGTATTACTACTTAGAAAAAGGTCGTAGCAAGATGCCGGCTGACATCCTTGCCAATGTAGCTATCATTTTAGATGTCCCGTTAGAAGAATTGTTTAAAGATGAAAAGTAAGTGGAACGGGTGCCTCTCTAAAGGCACTTTTTTTTACGAAAATCTTTTGGATGGTCAAAAAAAGAGCA from Tuberibacillus sp. Marseille-P3662 includes the following:
- a CDS encoding helix-turn-helix domain-containing protein, producing MKRRVVDLGKLKRIRKQQMSLHTMSQMLGYKSPNGYYYLEKGRSKMPADILANVAIILDVPLEELFKDEK
- a CDS encoding biotin transporter BioY is translated as MKWNARDLVLAALFAALMAIGANITVLIPPVAGVPLTFQPFFAVIAGLLLGSRLGPVSMIVYMLIGLAGVPVFAQMLGGIGVTMKQDFGFILSFIAVAYISGKIVETTPSPSMKHFFLAAYAGLFVNYIIGTHWMYMALNFWINTPIPYWTTWTSMVPFFIKDIIFIFIAALLGERVFYSIYNRQRPAGRSF
- a CDS encoding helix-turn-helix domain-containing protein, with protein sequence MGNILGQRIRHLRQSHQLSQMELATELNITNVQLSRYESGSRKPDPETIAFVASYFHVTADYLLGLSSSIRENDSEYISHQQDIELLNAIHSSPELESLIKDMITNHDQFLKLKKIWSIMNGKENSGY